In the Cellvibrio sp. KY-GH-1 genome, CTGGGGCTCGCCGGATGACCCCAAGTCTTTCGCGGCTATGCGTTACACGGAATCGCGCCTCACCAAATACAGCGAAGTATTGTTGGAAGAGTTGGGGCAGGGCACAGTGGATTGGCAGCCCAACTTCGACGGTACCTTGGAAGAACCTGCGGTGTTGCCGGCGCGTGTACCCAACGTGTTGCTAAACGGAACTACCGGTATTGCGGTAGGTATGGCGACCGATATTCCACCGCACAATTTGCGCGAAGTGGTTAATGCATGTGTGCATGTGCTCGATAATCCTGGCGCGACGGTTGCGGAACTCTGTCAGCATATTCTCGGCCCCGATATGCCGACGGAAGCGGAAATTATTTCCTCGCGCGACGACATCATTAAAATGTATGAAACCGGGCGCGGCAGTATTCGCATGCGCGCGGTTTGGCAAAAAGACGAAGAGTCGGGCGATATTATTATTACCGCGCTGCCGCATCAGGTCAGTGGTGCAAAAATTCTCGAGCAAATTGCCGCGCAAATGCAGGCAAAAAAATTGCCGATGGTTGCTGACTTGCGCGATGAGTCCGATCACGAAAATCCAACCCGTCTGGTAATTGTTCCGCGTTCCAATCGCGTGGATCTCGAACAAATCATGCAGCACTTATTTGCGACGACTGAGCTGGAACGCACCTATCGTGTCAATATGAACATGATTGGTATCGATGGCAAACCCGCCGTTAAACCGCTCAATAAAATTTTGAGCGAGTGGCTAAGTTTCCGCACCGTAACAACCCGTCGCCGTTTGCAATATCGGTTGGAAAAAGTTGAGGAACGTTTGCTGCGTTTGGCGGCCTTGATGATTGTGTTCCTCAATGTGGATGAAGTTATCCGCATTATTCGTGAGGAGGAACATCCAAAGCCGGTATTGATTAAGCGATTTAATTTAGTCGAAATGCAGGCGGAATATATTCTTGAAACCAAATTGCGCCAGTTAGCGCGTTTGGAAGAAATGAAAATCCGTCAGGAGCAAGACGACCTGATGAAAGAGCGCGATGGCTTGCAAAAAATTCTTGATTCCGCTGTGAAATTAAAAAATCTGGTGCGCAAAGAATTGCTGCAGGTTGCAGAGAAGTTTGGCGATGAGCGCCGCTCGCCAATCGTCGAGCGTGCTGAAGCGCAGGCACTCAGTGAAACCGAATTGGTGAGTGCGGAAGCCATTACCGTTGTAATTTCCGATAAAGGCTGGATTCGCGCCGCCAAAGGTCACGATGTTGATGCGGCAGGCCTAAGCTACAAAGCCGGAGATAGCTTCAAATTTGCAGTGCAGGGAAAGAGCAACCAGAGTGTAATTTTGGTGGATTCCACCGGCCGCAGCTATGCCGTTCCCGCGCACAACTTGCCCTCGGCGCGTGGTCAGGGCGAGCCGTTAAGTGGTCGCATTAGCCCGCCGAGTGGAGCTACCTTTGAAGGGGCCCTGATGGGTGCCGATACTCAGCGTGTGCTCATCGCTTCCGATGCCGGTTATGGTTTTGTGGCCAAACTGGAGGACCTGGCAAGTAAGAACAAAGCGGGTAAAGCGCTGCTCACCTTGCCTGAAGGTGCCTTGGTGTTACCACCGCAACTAATCACTAACCCTGAGCAGGCGCAACTGGCTGCCGTTAGCAATGACGGTCGTCTATTGGTTTTCCCGGTGACCGAGCTGCCAGAGCTGGCCAAAGGTAAAGGCAATAAGATCATGAATATCCCGGGGGCCAAGGTGATTAGCCGCGAGGAGTTTGTGGTTTCCTTAAATGTCATCAGCCCTGGTCAGGTGTTGACGCTCTATTCCGGCAAGCGCCATATCACCTTGAAGGCGTCGGATCTTGAGCATTACAAAGGCGAGCGTGGCCGCCGCGGAAACAAATTACCGCGTGGATTCCAAAAAGTGGATAAGGCAGAAGTAAGCGACAAGTGATATTCTGTACATATTCTGTCCAGCGCCTCGCCGGTTAAGTTCAGGCGAGGCATTGCTCGGGCAGGCTTCGGCAGAGTTTTACAAGTAAAAAAATAACAGGTAGACACATGTCTAAAGAAAAACGAAAACACATCCGCACCCCTTTTGCTTGCCGCATTAAAATAGTTCACGATAGTATTGGCGAGTTGCTAGTAAAAACTCGCGATATTTCCGATGGTGGTGTATTTGTCGTTCTTGAGCCCGAGCAGATTCCTCCGGTGGGAACTGTTGTTGCTGGTCAAGTTCAGGGCCTAATGGATGATGCGCCCGTGTTGCAAATGGAAGTGGTGCGCGTAGAGCCTGTTGGCGTAGGTCTGCGCTTTGTGCACGACGATTGATACCCGTCAAACCCTCAATTAGTAATTTTCCGATAATACCGCTGCAAAGCGCTTCCATTTTGGTGCTTTCAGATTTCTGCCCTCTGTATAACCTGAATAATATCGGGGCAGCTCACTGAAAACTGCAGGAGTTCTTGTGTACAAACTCACCTACAAGGGCCAATTTGTCGATGGATTCGATGCAGACCAGGTAGTTGGCAACCTGGCTCAGCTATTGAACCTCAAGCCCAAGGCTGTGCGTCTGGCATTTTTGTCAGAGCGCCCCAGCGTTATAAAAATGCTCGACTCTGCAAGTGAAGTGGAGCGCTGGTGCGCAGCCTTTCAAGAAGCCGGGGTTTATCTGGATGTGATGGGTGTGGATTCACCCGATGAAGAAAGTATTGCCGATCAAATCGAGTTAGAGCTGGAGCTGCACGCCTTGGATCTGGGCGATGAGGAGGAGCCAGACGAGCGTCAATATCTGATTCGTAAAGTGATCAGCCCTGATTTTGATAGTGACCCGCAAACGTTTGCCAATCAACCCTTGGCCACCCGCGCTCTGAGTGAATATCCAATAGACGTTATTCCTGCTGCAAAGCCAATGCCGCCGGTGAATGGCAATGCCATTAACGGTCACGCGGTCAACGGTGCGGCTGCAAATGAAACGGCGGTAAACGGCCACGCAGTAAATGGTCGTGCCCAACAAACGGGTAAAAATGGTGCTCACCCAAATGGCACCCATAAGTCGGTGGTGGCCGCCGCAGATCCAATTGAGGTTACTCCTGCTAACGTTCAGACTGCTGCGTTAACAAAAAAGACGGTTAACACCGCGAAACCCCAGACTCCAGCGAAAGTTGCTGCCGAAAAACCTGCACCGGCGGCCGAACCTATTCCTGTCGCCACGCCTGCGCCTCAGGTGGATGTGGTTGAAGTTGATGCTGTAAGCGCACCTGAATTGCATGAGCTGTCAGTCGCTAAGATTGATGCGCTGGCGGCGCAGCAGCAATTGGATGAGACGGCGGCAAGTATTGTTTCATCCGGTGAGGTGCCACCCGAAACCGTTGCCGACGAGCGTGCAGCCCCTGCGCCGCAAGTCCCTGTTGCTGCCCAGCCGGCCGAAGGGAAAAAAGCGGCTGCTATGGCGAGCCTTGCCCCGACCGCATTAATTGCGGAAACACCCGCGCGTTTTGATCACGGTGATATCGAGGCGCTCGCCGAAGTACCGCTGCTTGATGATGGATTAATTACCGATGATCAACTTACCGATGAGGAGCTTGATCTGGGCGATGAGCAGTTGGATGAGGACTTCGATGAGGATGTCTATGAGGAAGTCAATTTCCATAAGTCCCATTTTGTTTGGGGTATGCTCGTCATCCTGCTGGCGATTATTGCAACGGCCGGCACCATTCTCTGGTTAAAGCGTTCCACCTGGACCCCGGTGACAGTAGCGCCTCAGGAGCAAAAAATTACCGAGGCCATAGCGTCCTCAACCTTGTTCGGCATGGTTCACGCCGACGTGGATCGACTGCAATTGTTGTCGCCATCCACGGATGTTTTTGCCCAATTGACGGAACCCAAAGCGGGCTTCTGGAGTGGCCTGAGCGGTGCCGGGATAGATATCAAACACGAGGTAGATGATCTCTGGGTCGGGGTCTATGGACAAAATAATCAAACCAAGGTGCTTTGGGTGTTGCAGGGAAATTTTTCCGCCGCAGCCTGGGGTGATTGGTTGAAGAAAAATTACACCATTGATAGCGATACGCCAGACGCGCTGATTTTTTCCAGCATGGATGAATTTAGCTGCGAGAAGTCGCCGGTGATGAGTGCCAGCATCAGCAACAACCAAATTGTGCTGGGCGCTCCGGAGTTGGTTGCGGCCTTTAATGGTCGTATGCAGGCGGGTGCTGCTCCTGAAAAAAATCTTGAAACCTGGGCTAAAGGATATAATACCCAAATGGTATCCGCAGTCCTGTTTCACCCAGGGCAACTGCCGGAGGGATCTGCCGCAATGGCGCTGGGAAAGTTGTCGCTCCCGGCAGAGCCTATTCAGGGAATTTATCTCGGGCTTGAGCCAAAAATGTTTCCACCGGCGGTGAAGTTTGATGCGCTTATCGCCAGTGACAATCAACAATTTCTTACCGATGCCTCTGCGAAATTAACGGCGGCGACCAGCCTTGCAAAAACCAGTATGGCTACTGATTGGCCAGAGACGCTCGCACTCTATGAGCGGATAAAGTTGGTGCAAGAGCCCAATCAGCTGCACGCCAGCCTTAATCTGGATAATCAGGCTCCGCAGCAAATTCAGACGTGGGTTTCCTCACTATTGACGCGGGCCTTTGGTTTGGCGAGTGCACCAGTGCCGGTGGCAGAAGAGCGCCTCGATCCTAACCCCGCCCAATTTACCAGTTTGACCGCGGCGGAATTGCCTCCCTTTGCCAGCAATCAACAGCTTAATGAGACCTTTGTTGCCCAGGCTTCCACGGGACCGTTTGGTTTGGGGGTACGTACCCTGGAGGAAGGTGCGCAGGGGCTTGAGATCAATCTGGATGTTAACGCGTTTAACCTACCCAACCTGAGTAAAGAAAACGACAGCGTTATGCTGCGCATTACCGACATTGTGGATCACCAGGATAAATCCTTATTGGCCGATGTTGGTGGTTGTGCAGGCGGTATTAAGCAGCCGGCCAATATCAATATGGTTTATCAAGGCAATGCCATGGCCAATGGCCAGATGATTAGTTTTACCGGTTTGCAGGGCACTAAAAAAATCCTGTTACCCGCCGGTGTGGCACTGACGTCAGTGGGTGCGATCAAGGGGGTTATCAGCCAGCAATTGCCGGTAGAGGTTGAGCGGGTAAACCTCAATGGTCCCTTGGCAGGTAAAACACTGGATTTACACGGTGTTCAGTTACGCTTTTTGTCGGCCGAATCCAATCGTTTGTATTTTCAAGTGAGCGGAAATACCTCTGCGTTATTGCAGGTTAATGCGCTGAATGAGGATGGCAAGGTGCTAGCCACTACTAACAGTATGCGCGGCGATAATTTTTTTGATAATGGCAAAACAATCAGCATTGATTACCAGGGAAAAATTGCGGCCGCGGAAGTGGTCGTTGCCAGCAAGCTCGAACCCAAAAATTACGACTTTAGCATTGCGCGGCTTTTTCCACCGGCCAAACCTTTCCTGATTGAAAAGTCGGATGGATCACCTTTGGCGGCAACGAGCTTGTCGGCGCTCGAGAAAGAATCACCACCTAATGATGTGATCTATCCCTACCAATCGCCCAAACAAACCATCGCAGCCGGGCCTGCGTTAATCGCACTCAATGAACTGAATCTCAACGGGCAACAATTTTCGCTGCTGGCGGATATCTATACCCGCAACACCCATCCGCTGGCAGGGCAGTTGAGTGCGGTGCGCATGGTGATCAGCGAAATAGAAGATTCTTCCGGAAATTTGCACGAGGTTAATCATCAAGCGCCAATTGCGATGGAGCATATGGGTGGCGGTTGGGTGAATGGCAAATTCGAGCCAGATCCAAACAAGCCCTGGCTGCGCGGACAACTCGAATTGCGCGAGCGCCCGCTGGAACAAGCGGATGCGGTGGCGCTTTGGGGTAAGCTGGTGTTTTTGGCGGCGGAAGATCCGATCTCGGTCAAGGTGCCATTTCAATTCGGCATGCAGTGGAATAGTAATGACGGCAACTTAAAACTACGTCGTTGGGAAGCTGGGCGATTGGTTTTTGATGTCGAAGGCAATTTCCCGGAGCTTATGTCGGTAAAAGCGCTGGATGATATGGGGCTGGTGGTGAGCCAGCCTGCGGAAGTGCGAACCAGCTTTGGCAAAAATACGATTGAGCTGGACATAAAACAAATTCCGGAAACAATTGAGTTCAATATTCCTCGCACACAAAATCGCAAAGAGTTCCCATTGGAAATTCGAGTATTGCAATAAGTGTGTGATATCAGGGTTAACGGAGTCGTGTGCGCGTGAACATTCGCTGGTGGTTATTGTTTGCAGCTTGTTGGTGTTTACCAGCAAATGCTGCGGTCGTTGTGCTTTACCACCACGTGAGCAATAACACACCCAAATCCACCAGCATTAGCCCAGCGGCGTTTGAAGCGCAGATGGATTACTTGGCCGACAACAATTTCACTATAGTTCCTTTACCAGAGCTGGTTGAAAAACTGCGCAAGGGCGAGCCACTGCCGGATAAAACTGTCGCCATCAGTTTTGATGATTCCTACGCAAGCGTTTATGAATCTGCATATCCCCGCTTAAAAAAACGCGGCTGGCCATTTACCTTTTTTGTGAATACCGATTCTGTCGGTGAATCCAAACTATTTGTCAGCTGGGATCAGTTGCGTGAAATGGCTAAGCACGGTGCTACTATTGCCAATCACACCAGCACTCACACTCATTTACCGCGCAACAATCCCGGCGAAAGCAAAAGCGATTATCGCGCGCGTATTCGCGCTGATATTGAAAAAGCCCAACAAAAAATCAAACAGGAAATTGGCGATGCCCCCATGATGCTCGCCTATCCCTTTGGTGAATATGATGTTGAGGTGCAGCAGATCGCAAAAAAAATGGGCTATATCGCATTTGGCCAGCAATCCGGGGTGCTTTACGAACAAGGCGATTTGCAAGCCGTACCGCGTTTCCCTTTCGGCGGTAGCTTTACCGAGCTGGACGATTTTATTATGAAGGTCAACACCAAGCCCATGCCCACCAGCGCGGTCAGTTTTTTTGCCAACAAACAGGATGAGTTGGAAAATCTGACGGTGCGTGCAGGTGATAGACCCTGGTTGGTATTGAAATTGAGTGATGCGAGTTTGCTGAAAAAAATAAATTGTTTTGCAACCGGTCAAGGCCCAATTACTGTAGAAGTAATTGATCAGCAAGTCTGGGCACAGGCAAAACAACCGCTGAGCACCGGGCGCACCCGTTATAACTGCACCGCGTATTCAGGAGAAAAAGGCCGCTTTTATTGGTACACGCAACAATGGCTGGCGACAGATAAAAATGGTAACTGGACTTACAAGGATTAAGCGTCCACCTTTGCGTCAGGTTTTTGGTCCCGGTTCCAGCCACTCAATAATCTCTTGCCATTGCTGTAAATCTTTTTGCACGTGACGTGTCGGTAAATCAAAAATCGAAATTCCATTCTCCATCGCACGAATATAATTTTGTGAATCGCGCAGGGTTCCAATCAAGGGAATTTGTACGCGCTGTAAAAAATCCATCAGCTCCTGATGAAACCGTAAATGTGCGCGAGTGCGGTTGGCGATCATGCCGGCGCGAACGTTTTTGTCTAACAGTCCCGAGCGATAAAGTTGCATTAAAAAACGCAGTCCTGCTTTGATGTCGACGGGCGACGGCAAAATAGGAATCAGTAATTGGCTGGTTTTATCCGCGCGAAATAAACGCGAGTCTGCGTTAGGTTGCCAGCCGGCCGGCATATCTTGAATCACCACCGTATCGGTGATATCTGCTTGAAATTCTTCCTCGGTGTTCAATGTGATTAATTCAATCACAGCGCAATTCGCCGGGCGGGATGCATGCCAGTCAGCGGCAGATTTTTGCGGGTCGCGATCAATTAGTACAGTAGGAATTTGACGGTTGGCGTAATGGCAGGCAATGCTGGTCGCGATAGTGGTTTTACCACAACCGCCTTTGGGATTTACTACCAGAATACTAGGCATGGTGAGGTTAGTTCCTCCGTGGTAGTCAAAGTTTTTGTTGGCTGGTAAATCGGCTAACAGGATTATGCAAGGCAAATGTAAAAAAACCGCACTGGGTGCGGTTTTTAGGTGATGGCATTTTACAGAAAAATCACGGGCTAATGGTTAACTGAATGCTGTCTTTCAGTTCGGATCCATCAGTGCCGATAATAGTTTTGTTGTTTTTATCAAAGAGTCGGGTATTCAGTGTAATGATGGTACTGGTGGTCAATGTCAGCGAGTCTTTTACTTCGACTGTGACCTCACCATTTGCATTGACCGTAGCAGCCAGGTTATTTGCGTCAATGCCTGTGGGTAGGTTGGTGAAAGTCCACTCGCTATTGGTACCCTTATAAACCTCGGGGTCCAAATTGGTAGTGGTTGGATAAGTCACTTTAATGCGTGGGTTAATTTTACTTCCAACGGATATCGAGAGCGATTCGGTTGCGTTAGTGTTGGCGCTACTGATAATTTCAATTTTTTGTATGTCGGGCTTGGTGACTTTCACCACCAGCGTTTTGGTAATGCCATCACAGTCTGCTGTGAGGGTGACATCTGTCCCCTCGGCGCTCCCATCTGCAGCAGTAATTTCACCGGTGGTTGAATTAACCGTGAGGGCACTGGTGTTGCTGCTGGTGAGAGAGGCATTTTTGGTAATGTCGGCAGTGGAGGTATCACGATATGTGCCGGTGACTTTAATGGTTTTCTTTTGGCCCTGACGCAGTTCAAACGATTCACTGGGCGTGAGATCTACACTGGCAAGGTTGGCCGCGATTGTGAATTGAAATTCAGGAGAGCTGATTTCCTTTTTGTCGTTGTCCAACCCAGTGGCTGTGACATTAATAACGCCATTTTTTTTGGTGCTAAGTGTAGAGCTGTTAACATCGGGAAAGCTGGCGATATTAACTGGCGTGCTGCCAGTGATTTTCCAAGTCAAAGGAAATTCGTAGGACTTGCCGTCATCAAAGGTCGAGGTTGCTTTAAATGAAGTGTTTTTGCAAACGTCGACACTGGCATTGGCGCTGTCGTGACTAACGGCAACGCTTTTTAAATTGGCGTCGGTGAGTGTTACCATGGTCTCATCGGTAATGCCGGCGTAGGAGACCAGCAGTTTTACTTCGCCGGTATCACCTTTGGTATTTTTGCCCTCAAACAAACCATTTTTAATAGTGCCCAGCTTTTTATCTGATAGCTCCCAACTGGCTTTGCTGGTCAGGTCGGCAATAATTTTGCCCTCAGCGTTCAACCCATTCACTTTGAATTGGTGAGTGCCTTGTACATGCACGGTAATGTTGTCTTCGGTCAATGCAATTTGAGTGACGGTATTTTTCGTGGCATCGACTGTTTGCGAAAAACGTGCGCTGTCACCATCGCCACCGCCGCAGCCCGTCAGCGTAATCAGTCCAACGCTGGCTATTAGTGCCAATGACAAATGAAATCCTTTAGAACGCATAGCTAACTCCCAGGCCGCAGCCATCTACTCGTAAATCATCATCGTTGTAAGAGCGAACACAATCCAGTGTCCACGAATAAGGCTTTCCTTCAATAATCGGATCTTGCAGGGAAAAGCCGAAGCTAAAACCGGAAAAGGTATCGCTATGCGGTTCTGTACTAACACGTGGCAGGTGATATTCAAGCTCAGTTGATGCGTAGCCTAGCAGTACACTGATTTTTAAATCACTCGGCTCATGCTCAGGATTTGTCAGTGTGATATAGGCTCCGGTTTGCTCGGTGATCTCTACGGTCATCCCGTTCTTTTCGTCATCGCTCATAGGAACCCCTACAACACCTTGCAGGCCGATACCATCCAAAATGCCGTCGGTAAATTCCAAGCCGCCTTTAAATTGGAATACGGTCGGAGAGAAGCGGCTGTGGGTCAGGTTATCGGATTTGCTGGACACCTGGGTGTAGACTGCTTGGCCGGAAACGTGAAAATCCAGCGGAATGTCTGCATTTGCGCCGGTGCTGGCAAGAGCGCCTAACAGCAGTGCGCTCAGGGGAGTAACCAGTTGTTTACACATAAGTATTCCTTGCTGTGTTATCAATGAGGTGTGTAGGTAGTACTAAATTACATTTGAACGTTTATTTGAAATTGTTACTCAAGATCGTTACTGCGGATCACTGTGCGCAATTCGTGGATATAGGCACTGCCGCGTCCGGAATATTTGCCCAGTTCTGCCACCATTGCATGGCCGGTAAAGGCCGCTGGCTGGTCGCGCAACTGTGCGCGCAGTTGGCGCCAGGGGCGATAGGCATTGTGGGTATTTATGTTGTTGAAGTATGCCGTAAGCGATTCTTCCACATTGTTAAACTTTTTAACTTCGTGCTTGGCGTGTGTCGAGCGCTTGCTCGGCACTATGCCGCAGCCGGGTTTATAACACCAGTGACCAAATAAATTGTGGGCTTCTTCCGCAAAACGCGAGGTGCCCCAACCGGATTCCACCGCCGCTTGCGCCAGTACCATCGCGGAGGGAATGCTATCCACGCGCAGCAATAAAATATCAACCGCTTTCGCATCATCCGGATAGGTTTCATAAGTCACATGAAATTTTTCGCGTAGCTTTTCCAAATTGCGTTTGTTCACGCCGCTAATAGTTTGTGAACTGTCCCGCTCGGCTTTGATTTTTAATAAACGCTCGCGCGATTGTAATAACTTGGTATTTTTTTCTTCTACCAAGGGGCGCAACATAGCCAGGAATTGTTCCTTGCGCTCCGGCGTTTGGTCGATAGCGGCAAAGTCAGGCAAAAGGGTGCTGCTGGTAAGTTCATCCTCGTCCATAAAGACTTGCTGTAGGGGTGTACTCATCAGCCCTATGACCAGTACCAGTGTCGCCAGTGGGAAGGCGATAAGCGAAAGACCGAGAAACCATTGTGAAGCGTGTTTGTTCATTGCGTGAATTTACCTGGGTGTTGCGGTTGATTGAAAACGTAAAAATTAAATATCCAGTTGTTTGCGCAGCTCTTCCATGCGCTTGAGATTCTCTTCGCGGCTGAGCGGAGTTTCGATTGTTTGCGGCAGTGCCGGCGCATTGGGTGCCGGTAATTGCTCGCCGTTCATAACTCGCTCGCAAATCTTTAAGTAGTGGCGCTCGTAAATCGGGAAGGCAATTTTTTCCGCATTGCTTGCTAAAAAATACCAATCGCTGGCACAACCGGCGTGATACACCGCCGGATGGCTCCAGTGGTAAGCCGCTTTAGGGCTGGAAGCGCGGCAGGCCTCTACATAGGCAGCGTGAGCGTCGATCAAGCCGAACTTTTCCGGCTCGCCCTGACAGGCGCGAATCATACGGTGCAATGTAGGTAAATACTCTGACTCTTCTATCACTTTGCGTGCGCCGCGCAAAATAGTTTCCGGCGCAAACTGCGCGAGCGAATTTAGCCAGAGGCGGCGCGCTTGGTTGAGCAGTTCATTGTCTTTAAACGCGCTGTAATACTGGTTGTGATAATTAATGCGGAACAGGGCAAACACCTGATTAATCGCATCGATATGTGCATCGGTAGGTGCGCTGTTCT is a window encoding:
- the parC gene encoding DNA topoisomerase IV subunit A, giving the protein MSDEITLPEADERIALKDYTEKAYLDYSMYVILDRALPHIGDGLKPVQRRIVYAMSELGLSASAKYKKSARTVGDVIGKFHPHGDSASYEAMVLMAQPFSYRYTLVDGQGNWGSPDDPKSFAAMRYTESRLTKYSEVLLEELGQGTVDWQPNFDGTLEEPAVLPARVPNVLLNGTTGIAVGMATDIPPHNLREVVNACVHVLDNPGATVAELCQHILGPDMPTEAEIISSRDDIIKMYETGRGSIRMRAVWQKDEESGDIIITALPHQVSGAKILEQIAAQMQAKKLPMVADLRDESDHENPTRLVIVPRSNRVDLEQIMQHLFATTELERTYRVNMNMIGIDGKPAVKPLNKILSEWLSFRTVTTRRRLQYRLEKVEERLLRLAALMIVFLNVDEVIRIIREEEHPKPVLIKRFNLVEMQAEYILETKLRQLARLEEMKIRQEQDDLMKERDGLQKILDSAVKLKNLVRKELLQVAEKFGDERRSPIVERAEAQALSETELVSAEAITVVISDKGWIRAAKGHDVDAAGLSYKAGDSFKFAVQGKSNQSVILVDSTGRSYAVPAHNLPSARGQGEPLSGRISPPSGATFEGALMGADTQRVLIASDAGYGFVAKLEDLASKNKAGKALLTLPEGALVLPPQLITNPEQAQLAAVSNDGRLLVFPVTELPELAKGKGNKIMNIPGAKVISREEFVVSLNVISPGQVLTLYSGKRHITLKASDLEHYKGERGRRGNKLPRGFQKVDKAEVSDK
- a CDS encoding PilZ domain-containing protein, with translation MSKEKRKHIRTPFACRIKIVHDSIGELLVKTRDISDGGVFVVLEPEQIPPVGTVVAGQVQGLMDDAPVLQMEVVRVEPVGVGLRFVHDD
- a CDS encoding polysaccharide deacetylase family protein; this encodes MNIRWWLLFAACWCLPANAAVVVLYHHVSNNTPKSTSISPAAFEAQMDYLADNNFTIVPLPELVEKLRKGEPLPDKTVAISFDDSYASVYESAYPRLKKRGWPFTFFVNTDSVGESKLFVSWDQLREMAKHGATIANHTSTHTHLPRNNPGESKSDYRARIRADIEKAQQKIKQEIGDAPMMLAYPFGEYDVEVQQIAKKMGYIAFGQQSGVLYEQGDLQAVPRFPFGGSFTELDDFIMKVNTKPMPTSAVSFFANKQDELENLTVRAGDRPWLVLKLSDASLLKKINCFATGQGPITVEVIDQQVWAQAKQPLSTGRTRYNCTAYSGEKGRFYWYTQQWLATDKNGNWTYKD
- a CDS encoding ParA family protein; this translates as MPSILVVNPKGGCGKTTIATSIACHYANRQIPTVLIDRDPQKSAADWHASRPANCAVIELITLNTEEEFQADITDTVVIQDMPAGWQPNADSRLFRADKTSQLLIPILPSPVDIKAGLRFLMQLYRSGLLDKNVRAGMIANRTRAHLRFHQELMDFLQRVQIPLIGTLRDSQNYIRAMENGISIFDLPTRHVQKDLQQWQEIIEWLEPGPKT
- a CDS encoding outer membrane beta-barrel protein; this translates as MCKQLVTPLSALLLGALASTGANADIPLDFHVSGQAVYTQVSSKSDNLTHSRFSPTVFQFKGGLEFTDGILDGIGLQGVVGVPMSDDEKNGMTVEITEQTGAYITLTNPEHEPSDLKISVLLGYASTELEYHLPRVSTEPHSDTFSGFSFGFSLQDPIIEGKPYSWTLDCVRSYNDDDLRVDGCGLGVSYAF
- a CDS encoding glucosaminidase domain-containing protein: MNKHASQWFLGLSLIAFPLATLVLVIGLMSTPLQQVFMDEDELTSSTLLPDFAAIDQTPERKEQFLAMLRPLVEEKNTKLLQSRERLLKIKAERDSSQTISGVNKRNLEKLREKFHVTYETYPDDAKAVDILLLRVDSIPSAMVLAQAAVESGWGTSRFAEEAHNLFGHWCYKPGCGIVPSKRSTHAKHEVKKFNNVEESLTAYFNNINTHNAYRPWRQLRAQLRDQPAAFTGHAMVAELGKYSGRGSAYIHELRTVIRSNDLE
- a CDS encoding replication protein P, which produces MQDSKSLIHQVAQEIAASQNSSTTAAGPADSARAQREQNSAPTDAHIDAINQVFALFRINYHNQYYSAFKDNELLNQARRLWLNSLAQFAPETILRGARKVIEESEYLPTLHRMIRACQGEPEKFGLIDAHAAYVEACRASSPKAAYHWSHPAVYHAGCASDWYFLASNAEKIAFPIYERHYLKICERVMNGEQLPAPNAPALPQTIETPLSREENLKRMEELRKQLDI